The following coding sequences are from one Triticum aestivum cultivar Chinese Spring chromosome 5A, IWGSC CS RefSeq v2.1, whole genome shotgun sequence window:
- the LOC123105093 gene encoding uncharacterized protein isoform X1: MLIVLTVILMGAKVEGESYNPGYYATGDLHMDSNGWRSPYYEDRTSNGQLYNGFMTKQADGYSEYDNETLKRTMLSHEAMFRQQVYELHRVYKIQRDLMKHYENKDAYAYPELADASQTNSSSQVQPNGSKMIWQMPLVAKTYGEATVAVHTDTNHSLKFLSDGSVLPSPNGFPSNGVALNTKQGIIDLELPADHYIDDDNTSDNKPIDFLGVDSGTKPPNGAEGLGRFNDNSSTSGLLTTNKPGGCHVADLNEPITGMHMGGTNGSVSRGLPYTLENSWRQSAVRSSTANFGFNKEYSKEKHTDEGTSSNFLDASAKLRQDEKPLIDKGKQVSNQSFFTPRYSNADLQKSFKVADGRSATNEIIYHGQNSSVGWFSKGPMGASPINNFARPDHPHHSSIGTLVAPISIPHIDHPSVASPIGSCTVDPRSSVINNAFQRVPSFNGSSTVNSYKSPSAVTQSIGPSIHKLKRFDNLDGSYFGFPPDPFSASRSRQQVAISSELEQRNCLMFEHSAARQSHGYPQSTNGKGIKNFNLNEALSDGLEELVERDRRSVGSLQHSKGEGSVFGISWLKNKATCADPTGLEKQRKMLGHSNGTAADTKINNNLTGITPIVCNLSDSASTSLGCRIKIDDASEGITDRTWLVCNKTEESTTRHLPLSSQKPLDRDGQAAEGVVKKSGAAVVRNLFDLNDDVPHEDNSESSVVSHECDVVALQNNHAKRTFLFDLEEVPACEDGAAWTSQQECTPSGKLGASKEADMCFPSATDAAQIILALSTDVPTTTGTPDGMLQWFAELAISSMDDHAEQAKVQGCIDNSSDDGSDSFEALTLKLEECKTDERWTRTPEPPLTDDDQAVSAVNLLSKPKRGPQRKRRQKRDFQKDILPGLSSLSRPKIIEDIQLIEGLVQASGGSWESSLTRRARGGRTRGRKPRKDQPATVEIEAEASPPPSKPDSVGLEADERGMVSWGRTTRRCRKPRCPSGNSIAASS, from the exons ATGCTCATTGTTTTG ACTGTAATACTAATGGGAGCTAAAGTGGAAGGTGAGAGTTACAATCCTGGATACTATGCTACAGGGGATCTGCACATGGACTCAAATGGTTGGCGCTCTCCATACTATGAGGATAGAACATCAAATGGACAGTTGTACAATGGCTTCATGACAAAGCAGGCAGATGGTTATTCAGAATACGACAACGAAACGCTAAAGCGCACAATGCTTTCACATGAAGCTATGTTTAGACAGCAG GTTTATGAACTGCACCGGGTTTACAAAATACAGAGAGATCTGATGAAGCATTATGAAAACAAAGATGCATATGCATACCCAGAACTGGCAGATGCATCACAGACAAATTCGTCATCACAAGTTCAACCAAATGGCTCAAAGATGATATGGCAGATGCCTCTGGTGGCCAAAACATACGGAGAGGCTACTGTTGCAGTGCACACTGATACAAACCACTCCTTGAAGTTCCTTAGTGATGGCAGTGTCCTGCCCTCTCCAAATGGATTCCCCTCGAATGGTGTTGCTTTAAATACCAAGCAAGGCATTATTGACCTTGAGCTTCCAGCTGATCATTATATAGATGATGACAACACATCAGATAATAAGCCTATAGATTTCCTTGGTGTAGATTCGGGTACAAAACCTCCGAATGGTGCAGAAGGCTTGGGGAGGTTCAATGATAATAGCTCAACCTCTGGTTTGCTGACTACCAATAAACCAGGAGGCTGCCATGTCGCTGACCTGAATGAGCCAATTACTGGGATGCATATGGGTGGAACAAACGGGTCAGTATCCAGAGGTCTCCCGTATACCTTGGAGAACTCTTGGCGCCAATCTGCAGTGAGATCAAGCACAGCTAACTTTGGTTTCAATAAAGAATACTCCAAAGAGAAGCATACTGACGAAGGAACAAGCTCAAATTTCCTTGATGCAAGTGCCAAACTAAGACAGGACGAGAAACCATTGATTGATAAAG GAAAACAAGTCAGCAACCAATCTTTTTTTACACCCAGATACAGCAATGCTGATCTGCAAAAATCCTTCAAAGTTGCTGATGGGAGATCTGCAACCAATGAGATTATTTACCATGGTCAAAACAGTTCAGTTGGATGGTTTTCAAAAGGTCCTATGGGAGCATCTCCCATCAATAATTTTGCTAGACCTGACCATCCACATCATTCAAGTATTGGTACACTTGTTGCTCCAATCTCCATTCCTCACATAGACCATCCTTCCGTCGCCTCTCCTATAGGTTCTTGCACAGTGGACCCAAGGAGCAGTGTTATCAACAATGCTTTCCAGCGAGTTCCAAGTTTCAATGGATCTTCAACTGTTAATTCATACAAGAGTCCTAGTGCTGTGACCCAAAGCATTGGACCTTCGATTCATAAGCTGAAAAGATTTGATAATTTGGATGGTAGTTACTTTGGCTTTCCACCTGATCCATTTTCCGCATCACGATCCAGACAACAGGTTGCAATTTCGAGCGAGTTGGAGCAAAGGAACTGCCTGATGTTTGAACATTCAGCAGCACGGCAGTCTCATGGGTATCCTCAGTCCACAAACGGCAAGGGCATAAAGAACTTTAATTTGAATGAAGCACTGTCAGATGGTCTGGAAGAGCTTGTAGAACGGGATCGGAGATCTGTTGGTAGTTTGCAGCATAGTAAAGGCGAGGGATCAGTATTTGGGATCTCTTGGCTAAAAAATAAAGCTACTTGTGCTGACCCAACAGGGCTGGAAAAGCAAAGAAAGATGCTTGGCCATTCCAACGGGACTGCAGCAGACACGAAAATCAACAATAACTTGACAGGAATAACACCGATTGTTTGCAATTTGTCAGATTCTGCCTCGACGTCCCTAGGTTGCAGAATTAAGATAGATGATGCTTCTGAAGGCATCACTGATAGAACTTGGCTGGTATGTAATAAGACTGAGGAGAGTACTACGAGACATTTACCACTTTCAAGCCAGAAACCCTTGGATAGAGATGGACAAGCTGCTGAAGGTGTTGTCAAGAAAAGTGGCGCCGCTGTAGTCAGAAATTTGTTTGATCTGAATGATGATGTACCACATGAAGATAACTCAGAGTCATCAGTAGTGTCACATGAATGTGATGTGGTGGCCTTACAGAACAACCATGCTAAGCGCACATTTTTGTTTGACTTAGAAGAAGTGCCAGCTTGTGAAGATGGTGCTGCCTGGACTTCTCAACAGGAATGCACACCTTCTGGCAAGCTTGGTGCATCCAAGGAAGCTGATATGTGTTTTCCATCCGCTACAGATGCAGCGCAGATTATTCTTGCGTTGTCAACGGATGTGCCGACCACCACAGGCACACCCGATGGTATGTTGCAGTGGTTTGCAGAGCTCGCGATATCAAGCATGGATGACCATGCCGAGCAAGCAAAAGTCCAGGGTTGCATCGATAATTCCAGTGATGATGGTTCAGACTCATTTGAAGCCTTGACACTGAAGCTGGAAGAGTGCAAGACCGATGAGCGCTGGACCAGGACACCAGAACCACCACTGACAGACGATGACCAAGCTGTTTCAGCGGTGAACCTGCTGTCCAAGCCAAAAAGAGGACCGCAAAGGAAGCGACGGCAGAAGCGAGACTTCCAGAAGGACATCTTGCCCGGGCTTTCATCGCTTTCCCGGCCTAAGATCATAGAGGACATTCAGCTAATTGAGGGGTTAGTACAGGCATCTGGTGGATCATGGGAGTCGAGTTTAACCAGGCGAGCGCGCGGTGGGCGAACAAGAGGTAGAAAGCCCCGCAAAGACCAGCCAGCTACCGTAGAGATAGAAGCCGAGGCGAGCCCACCACCCTCAAAACCCGACTCTGTTGGCTTAGAAGCTGATGAAAGGGGCATGGTTAGCTGGGGGCGAACAACAAGGCGGTGTCGCAAGCCACGATGCCCATCGGGCAATAGCATCGCAGCTTCGTCCTGA
- the LOC123105093 gene encoding uncharacterized protein isoform X2, with protein sequence MDSNGWRSPYYEDRTSNGQLYNGFMTKQADGYSEYDNETLKRTMLSHEAMFRQQVYELHRVYKIQRDLMKHYENKDAYAYPELADASQTNSSSQVQPNGSKMIWQMPLVAKTYGEATVAVHTDTNHSLKFLSDGSVLPSPNGFPSNGVALNTKQGIIDLELPADHYIDDDNTSDNKPIDFLGVDSGTKPPNGAEGLGRFNDNSSTSGLLTTNKPGGCHVADLNEPITGMHMGGTNGSVSRGLPYTLENSWRQSAVRSSTANFGFNKEYSKEKHTDEGTSSNFLDASAKLRQDEKPLIDKGKQVSNQSFFTPRYSNADLQKSFKVADGRSATNEIIYHGQNSSVGWFSKGPMGASPINNFARPDHPHHSSIGTLVAPISIPHIDHPSVASPIGSCTVDPRSSVINNAFQRVPSFNGSSTVNSYKSPSAVTQSIGPSIHKLKRFDNLDGSYFGFPPDPFSASRSRQQVAISSELEQRNCLMFEHSAARQSHGYPQSTNGKGIKNFNLNEALSDGLEELVERDRRSVGSLQHSKGEGSVFGISWLKNKATCADPTGLEKQRKMLGHSNGTAADTKINNNLTGITPIVCNLSDSASTSLGCRIKIDDASEGITDRTWLVCNKTEESTTRHLPLSSQKPLDRDGQAAEGVVKKSGAAVVRNLFDLNDDVPHEDNSESSVVSHECDVVALQNNHAKRTFLFDLEEVPACEDGAAWTSQQECTPSGKLGASKEADMCFPSATDAAQIILALSTDVPTTTGTPDGMLQWFAELAISSMDDHAEQAKVQGCIDNSSDDGSDSFEALTLKLEECKTDERWTRTPEPPLTDDDQAVSAVNLLSKPKRGPQRKRRQKRDFQKDILPGLSSLSRPKIIEDIQLIEGLVQASGGSWESSLTRRARGGRTRGRKPRKDQPATVEIEAEASPPPSKPDSVGLEADERGMVSWGRTTRRCRKPRCPSGNSIAASS encoded by the exons ATGGACTCAAATGGTTGGCGCTCTCCATACTATGAGGATAGAACATCAAATGGACAGTTGTACAATGGCTTCATGACAAAGCAGGCAGATGGTTATTCAGAATACGACAACGAAACGCTAAAGCGCACAATGCTTTCACATGAAGCTATGTTTAGACAGCAG GTTTATGAACTGCACCGGGTTTACAAAATACAGAGAGATCTGATGAAGCATTATGAAAACAAAGATGCATATGCATACCCAGAACTGGCAGATGCATCACAGACAAATTCGTCATCACAAGTTCAACCAAATGGCTCAAAGATGATATGGCAGATGCCTCTGGTGGCCAAAACATACGGAGAGGCTACTGTTGCAGTGCACACTGATACAAACCACTCCTTGAAGTTCCTTAGTGATGGCAGTGTCCTGCCCTCTCCAAATGGATTCCCCTCGAATGGTGTTGCTTTAAATACCAAGCAAGGCATTATTGACCTTGAGCTTCCAGCTGATCATTATATAGATGATGACAACACATCAGATAATAAGCCTATAGATTTCCTTGGTGTAGATTCGGGTACAAAACCTCCGAATGGTGCAGAAGGCTTGGGGAGGTTCAATGATAATAGCTCAACCTCTGGTTTGCTGACTACCAATAAACCAGGAGGCTGCCATGTCGCTGACCTGAATGAGCCAATTACTGGGATGCATATGGGTGGAACAAACGGGTCAGTATCCAGAGGTCTCCCGTATACCTTGGAGAACTCTTGGCGCCAATCTGCAGTGAGATCAAGCACAGCTAACTTTGGTTTCAATAAAGAATACTCCAAAGAGAAGCATACTGACGAAGGAACAAGCTCAAATTTCCTTGATGCAAGTGCCAAACTAAGACAGGACGAGAAACCATTGATTGATAAAG GAAAACAAGTCAGCAACCAATCTTTTTTTACACCCAGATACAGCAATGCTGATCTGCAAAAATCCTTCAAAGTTGCTGATGGGAGATCTGCAACCAATGAGATTATTTACCATGGTCAAAACAGTTCAGTTGGATGGTTTTCAAAAGGTCCTATGGGAGCATCTCCCATCAATAATTTTGCTAGACCTGACCATCCACATCATTCAAGTATTGGTACACTTGTTGCTCCAATCTCCATTCCTCACATAGACCATCCTTCCGTCGCCTCTCCTATAGGTTCTTGCACAGTGGACCCAAGGAGCAGTGTTATCAACAATGCTTTCCAGCGAGTTCCAAGTTTCAATGGATCTTCAACTGTTAATTCATACAAGAGTCCTAGTGCTGTGACCCAAAGCATTGGACCTTCGATTCATAAGCTGAAAAGATTTGATAATTTGGATGGTAGTTACTTTGGCTTTCCACCTGATCCATTTTCCGCATCACGATCCAGACAACAGGTTGCAATTTCGAGCGAGTTGGAGCAAAGGAACTGCCTGATGTTTGAACATTCAGCAGCACGGCAGTCTCATGGGTATCCTCAGTCCACAAACGGCAAGGGCATAAAGAACTTTAATTTGAATGAAGCACTGTCAGATGGTCTGGAAGAGCTTGTAGAACGGGATCGGAGATCTGTTGGTAGTTTGCAGCATAGTAAAGGCGAGGGATCAGTATTTGGGATCTCTTGGCTAAAAAATAAAGCTACTTGTGCTGACCCAACAGGGCTGGAAAAGCAAAGAAAGATGCTTGGCCATTCCAACGGGACTGCAGCAGACACGAAAATCAACAATAACTTGACAGGAATAACACCGATTGTTTGCAATTTGTCAGATTCTGCCTCGACGTCCCTAGGTTGCAGAATTAAGATAGATGATGCTTCTGAAGGCATCACTGATAGAACTTGGCTGGTATGTAATAAGACTGAGGAGAGTACTACGAGACATTTACCACTTTCAAGCCAGAAACCCTTGGATAGAGATGGACAAGCTGCTGAAGGTGTTGTCAAGAAAAGTGGCGCCGCTGTAGTCAGAAATTTGTTTGATCTGAATGATGATGTACCACATGAAGATAACTCAGAGTCATCAGTAGTGTCACATGAATGTGATGTGGTGGCCTTACAGAACAACCATGCTAAGCGCACATTTTTGTTTGACTTAGAAGAAGTGCCAGCTTGTGAAGATGGTGCTGCCTGGACTTCTCAACAGGAATGCACACCTTCTGGCAAGCTTGGTGCATCCAAGGAAGCTGATATGTGTTTTCCATCCGCTACAGATGCAGCGCAGATTATTCTTGCGTTGTCAACGGATGTGCCGACCACCACAGGCACACCCGATGGTATGTTGCAGTGGTTTGCAGAGCTCGCGATATCAAGCATGGATGACCATGCCGAGCAAGCAAAAGTCCAGGGTTGCATCGATAATTCCAGTGATGATGGTTCAGACTCATTTGAAGCCTTGACACTGAAGCTGGAAGAGTGCAAGACCGATGAGCGCTGGACCAGGACACCAGAACCACCACTGACAGACGATGACCAAGCTGTTTCAGCGGTGAACCTGCTGTCCAAGCCAAAAAGAGGACCGCAAAGGAAGCGACGGCAGAAGCGAGACTTCCAGAAGGACATCTTGCCCGGGCTTTCATCGCTTTCCCGGCCTAAGATCATAGAGGACATTCAGCTAATTGAGGGGTTAGTACAGGCATCTGGTGGATCATGGGAGTCGAGTTTAACCAGGCGAGCGCGCGGTGGGCGAACAAGAGGTAGAAAGCCCCGCAAAGACCAGCCAGCTACCGTAGAGATAGAAGCCGAGGCGAGCCCACCACCCTCAAAACCCGACTCTGTTGGCTTAGAAGCTGATGAAAGGGGCATGGTTAGCTGGGGGCGAACAACAAGGCGGTGTCGCAAGCCACGATGCCCATCGGGCAATAGCATCGCAGCTTCGTCCTGA